A segment of the Candidatus Marinarcus aquaticus genome:
TTGTACACTCATACTATCAATTTTTCCCTCAATGAAAGATTTGAAGGCATCAAAATGTGCTTTTTGAGAGTGCTTTAAAAGTGCATCTATATCTCTCCACGTCTCAATAAATGTAAAGCCATTTTCTTCTTCATTGTTTATATGCAAATCATATTGAATACACCCTTCATCGTTTGCATGTGTCTGTTTATGTAATTCTAACAAAGATTTATAGATTTCATCTTTATACTCTGGTTTTGCAACAATAGATGCAATTACTGTAATTTCTGCCATTTTTATCCTTATTAATTTAAAAAGTTATTTTGAAGCACTGCTTCGAGTCTCTTAAGCTCTTCTTCTAAGTTCATATCCCCTTTAAAGATGTCATGAACTGAGTATGATTGCATTGGTCTTAACCCACAAAATTGGAAGATTTTATGTGAAGCGATATTGGCTTCATCCAAACTCAATCCATCAAAGAATCCTTTAGGGTTTTCAAACTCACTTTTTGGACAGTTATAAGTTAGACTTAACATATATTTTCCTTTTAACAAGCCACCACTTCCATATGTTTTAGACGCATCTTCTCTGCTTCGTCCATCACTGACATAATGTTTTCCTTGCGTTAATACTTCATCAAAATATTTTTTTGCAATCCAAGGTGTTCCCATCCAATACACTGGGTATTGAAAAATGATATAATCTGCCCAAAGCAGTTTATCTGCTTCTTTTTCAATCACATACCCTTTTTCAATATGTGTATGCTTGACTTCAAAACCATTTTTTGTTAAAAACTCATCCGCTTTACCAATGATATTTTGAGTCAACTCACCTTTAGCTACACCATCATAATATTGGTGCCCATTAATAATCAAAACATTTTTCATCATTACTCCTTATAAAATAGGTTTTGCTTTTTTTAAGCGAAATGTTCGTGTACTGTTAAATAACATGACTGCCACAAATGACATGGTACAGCCCATCACGGTTGACAACAGTATGGTTTCATCGTAAAAAAACCAACTCGATATAATCGCACCAACTGGAACAATAAACAAAAATACACCTGTTTGATGTGCTCCAATTTTACTGGCTGAAATAAAAAAGAGTGCGGTGCTGAAGGTTCCCGCCATGACCCCAATAAAAAGTGCATTCCACCAAAAAATTGCATCCAATGCTTGCAAATTAAAAGGTTCAAATGGTAATGCAAACCAAATATTCATAAATGCTGCTACTCCAAAAACAACCAAAGTATACATCATGGGATCAACTCTTTTAGAAGCTTTTTGCGCTAAAATCGTTACCGAAGCCCACACTACAGCCGCTTCCAAAAAATATGAACTGTCCAGATTTAAAAAACCAAAACCTTCAGTGGGTATTCGAAGCAAAATCATGGCACCAAACATACCAATGCTCAATGCGACAATTTGTCTGGTTGTTACTTTTGTTCCCAACAGAACAATGGACATGATATACGTTAAAATAGGGGCAATTGATGTCACCATCGTTCCTCCATAGCCTGCTTGACCATGTGTTAATCCAGCAAAAAAAAGATAGTTAAATAAAGCAACCAACAAACCTGCTGCCAACATATAAATCCAGCCAATTCTATCAGCTTTGAGCGGTGTTTTCATAAAATATATAACAGGTAAAATCGTAATAAAAGAGATAAAGTATCGCCAAAAAGCTGCCAATTGAGGGTTGGAGTGTTCTGCCATTGCCTTACCAGAAGTCCAAGCAACTCCCCAAATCAACATGGCAACCAACATGCCTATAAAATATTTTGTTTTATTCTCTTGTTTATGCATTTATAATCCTCATAATATATTGAAAATTATATGTTAGGTAAACTTAAAATACACTTACTTTACTTTAGGTAAGTAATGTAAATTAATTATCTTTATGTTATAATACATTCATAAAAGGATGAGTAATGTATATTATTAATGATAAATCTTATAAATGTTCTGTCTCTGTTACGCTGGATGTCTTCAATGACCGCTGGAAGTTAGCCATTATTTGGCACCTACTTGATAGCGATAAACGATTTAAAGAACTACATGAAACCATCAATGAAATTACTCAAAAAACACTCACTGTAAAACTTAAAGAGCTTGAAGAAAAAAACATCATCAACAGAGAAGTCTTTCCAGAAGTTCCTCCCAAAGTGGTCTATTCTTTGACTGAAGCAGGGAAAAAACTGCAACCCGTTCTTGAAGAGATGTATAAATGGGGCATTTTTTACACTTCTAAGCATGGAAAAATAACAGAAAACCACTCTTGCGAAACCTCAATTAGCTCTAAATAATAATTAATCAATTTTCAGTATAATAACTCCATAAATGTTTCAATTGTGTGAAGAGTTCCTTCACACTCCTACAAATAATAAAGGAGAAACCCATGAATATTCATGAGTACCAAGCCAAACAGATATTTCATAAGTATTACCTCCCTACTCCCAAAGGTTTTGTTGCCAATAGTATCAATGAAACCATTCAGTGTGCTAAAAAATTGGGTGGAAAAAAATGGGTTTTAAAAGCTCAAGTTCATACTGGTGGACGAGGCAAAGCCGGTGGTATTAAAATTGCCAACTCCTTGGAAGAAGTCAAAATATATGCCAATGAATTACTTGGTATGAGGCTTATTACTAAGCAGACTGGTCCGGAAGGAAAATTGGTTACTAAAATTTATATTGAAGAGGGTGTCAACATTCAATATGAAGCTTATTTAGGCATTACATTAGATAGAAACATTGAAATGCCTGTTATGATGGGTTCACGTGAAGGGGGTGTAGAGATTGAAAAAGTGGCAGCAGAAAACCCAAAAGCCATCAAAAAAATCCCGATTGACCCCACGGTTGGTTTTCAAGACTTTCATGGACGAGAACTTGCATTTGAATTGGGTATTTTTAAAGAGGACATGCAAGCCTTTATTAAATTTGCAAAAACCTTGTACCGAATCTATGTGGAGGATGATGCTGAACTCATTGAAATTAATCCGTTGGTGAAAACCGATGAAAACAATTTCCTTGCATTGGATGGGAAAATGGGTTTAGATGACAGTGCGTTGTTCAGACACGATGACATTGAAGCCATGAGAGATATTTCACAAGAGAATAAAGCAGAAGTAGAAGCCAAAGAGTATGGACTTTCTTACGTAAAATTGGATGGAAATGTAGGATGCATGGTCAATGGTGCAGGTCTTGCGATGGCAACCATGGATATCATTAATTATGAAGGAGGTTTACCCGCAAACTTCTTAGATGTGGGTGGAGGTGCCAGTGCACAAAGTGTTGCAAAAGGGTTTGAACTCATTTTAAAGGATGAAAATGTCAAATCGATTTTTGTCAATATCTTTGCTGGCATTGTACGGTGTGATCGAATTGCCAATGGTATTTTAGAAGCAACACAAAACATTGAAGTCAATGTGCCTATTATTGTAAGACTTGATGGAACAAATGCCAAAGAGGCTTCTGAAATTTTAAAAAGTGCCAATATTTCAAATATCATTGTGGCTCACTCACTTGAAGATGGGGCACAAAAAGCTGTGCAAGCAGCCAAAGCATAAAGGAAAATGTATGTCTATTTTAGTTAATAAAAACACCAAAGTGATTGTACAAGGTTTTACAGGAAAAGAAGCCACCTTTCATGCAGAACAATGTATTGAGTATGGCACTCAAATTGTGGGTGGAGTTACGCCTTATAAAGGGGGAACTACTCATCTTGGTCTGCCTGTATTTAATACGGTGAAAGAAGCAGTTGACACGACAAAAGCAACCGTATCATTAATCTTTGTTCCTCCTAGATTTGTGGCTGATGCGATCATGGAAGCAGCCAGTTGTGGCATTGAACTTTGTGTGGCCATCACTGAAGGTGCGCCTGTAAAAGATATTCAAATTGCCAAAGCGTATGCCAATAAAAATGGCATGAAAATCATTGGACCAAATTGCCCAGGTATTATTACTTCAGGTGAGTGTAAACTGGGAATTTTGCCAGGATCTGTGTTTAAAAAAGGTCGAATTGGTTTGATTTCCAAATCAGGAACGCTTACTTATGAAGCCGCTAATCAAGTGGTTCAAGTGGGTCTTGGTATTTCAACTGCGGTTGGAATTGGGGGTGATCCCATCATTGGATTAAGTTATAAAGAGTTGTTAATGCAGTTTGAACAAGACAATGAAACCGATGCCATTGTGATGATTGGAGAGATTGGAGGCATGCTTGAAATTGAAGCAGCACACTTTATCAAAGAGCATATCACCAAACCAGTTGTTGCGTTTATCTCTGGACAAACAGCACCCAAAGGGAAACGCATGGGCCATGCAGGTGCGATTGTAAGTGGTGGCAAAGGAACAGCAAAAGAGAAAATGGAAGCCTTAGAGTCGTGTGGTGTGACTGTAGTGAAATCACCCGGACACATTGGAAAAACAGTTAAAGAAATAATAGGATAATTTAATATATGGATAATTTTTTACTCATTGGGTTGGCAATTATTGCAGGGTATGTTCTGCAAAAACTAAAAATCTTTCCAAACGATGCCCCCAATACGCTCAATAAGTTTGTGATTTACATCTCATTGCCCGCAATGATTTTTTTACAAATACCTAAAGTGGAACTTTCGATTAATATGGCCATCCCTATTGTCATTGGATGGATTACCATCTCTGTTTCCGCACTTTTAGTATTAGCACTGTCTCGATGGATGAATTTTAATAAAGAGATCACAGGTGCATTGATGTTGGTGGCGGTTTTAGGGAATACTTCATTTTTAGGTATTCCTATAATTAATGCGTATTTTGGTGCCGATGCCTTACCGTATGTCATTGTCTATGACCAAATGGCCACATTTATTGCATTGGCGGTGTATGGTACGTTGATTGTCTCTATTTACAGTCATAACAGTGAACTCAATGTTAAAATCATTGTACATAAAGTCGTAACTTTTCCACCGTTTCTTTCATTGATTATTGCACTGTTTTTAATTGGAATAGAGTTTCCACCTGTTATTTCAAGTGTATTAGCAACGCTTGGAGCGACCATTGTACCATTGGCACTCGTTGCTGTAGGTCTTCAACTCCAGCTTAAATTGCCGGGTCATGAAATCAAACCTTTTACCACAGCACTGTTTGTAAAACTCATTGTCTCACCTATATTAGCAGCCATTGTCTGTTATATCTTAGGATGGAATGGTGAAGTTGCACGTATCTCTATTATGGAAGCAGGAATGGGACCTATGATCACTGCAGGTGCGGTTGCATCTATGGCAGGTCTGGCACCACGATTGAGTGCTTCTATTTTAGGTTATGGTATTTTATTTGCGTTTTTTACAACCGCTGTGATTTACCAACTCACAGATTCTTTTGTAGGTTAAATAAAAAAAAGGCCCTATGAATTTCATAGAACCTTCAAGTAGCTTAAAAGCTGTATTTCATCATTAGCATGGTGGTTCGTGGCGCACCATACACCATGCTGTTACTACCAATTCCTTCATAATACTCTTTATCGAAAAGATTATCCACATTCATTTGTAGTTTTAAATTTTGATTCACATCGTATGAAAGCATTGCATTGGCAATGGTATATGCTTTTTGTTCAATTTTATTTGCACCACTTCCGGTATAGAACTTACTTTGATAGTTTGCACCCAATCCCATACTCAATTTATTCAATCTGTATTTTGTAAAAAAATTAGCTGTTGTTCTTGATGATTTAGTAGAAACTTTTTCACCTTGCGCATCTTTGGCTTCAAAGTTTGCAATACCAAAAGCAATATCCCAATTATCATTGATGTTTCCTGCAACTTCCAGTTCCACCCCTTTACTTGTAACACCCTCAGCTGCACTGTGTGCTTTTTCTGTTGGATTCCCCACAACAAACACGCCATCTTTTTCTTGTGCAACATTGTCTTGTTCAATTCTAAACACAGAAAGTCCCGCATTTAATTGACCATCAAAATACTCACCTTTGATTCCCACTTCATAGTTTTTACCGGTAATTGGATCAAGATAATCACCGTTTTGAGTTCTCTCTTTTTGAGGTTTAAAAATCTCTGTGTAGCTTGTATAAATTGAGTGATTATCATCCATATTGTAAACCAATCCTGCAAACGGCGTAAATTCATCATCATGAATTCTTGGTTTTGTATTGGCATTCTTAGCATAATATTTCCAACTTGTGATTCGACCACCAGTAATAAGTTTTAAATCCTCCATCAAAGAGAAGCGTCCAGTTAAATAAAACGCTTGTTGAATCGTTTTACCAATTGTCCAATCCAAATCAAGGGTTTTATTTGGTTTTGCAATGTTGATATTATGAATATCTGCAAGCGCTGGATAGGTATATCCATCTGGGTAACTGTATTTGTTTGAGAGTTCATCTGATTTGTTATATGAATATCCAAAAATCACTTCATGCTCCAAATCACCCGTTTTAAATGGGGCAGAGATATAGGTATCAAAGTTATCCTCTTCAAACTCTGCATCAGAGTAGTATGTTAAATATGACGTTCCAGAACCCGTAGCTTTATCAACACTTCCTCTTAAATAAAGAAGTGCAGTCTCTTCTTGTACGTTCATATGTGAGTACGACGCTTTAAGTTTAATATCTTTATATATGTATTGCTCAAAATCAGCAAACACTGTTTTGGTTTCAACATTCCAATAGGTCCAATCTTCGGTTGCATTCATAGAACGGTCAAAATTCGTGTGGCTTCCATCGCTGTAAAAACCGGGTAACCCACCCCATCGAATTCCTGTTCTCTTTAAGTCTTGGTAACTTGCACCAATAGATAAGTACGTTGAGTCTGTGATGTCTGCATCTACAACTCCATAAAATACTTTATTCTCTTTTTTATAATCATCTAAGAAGGTATCAGTTTCATTGTATTTACCAATAAATCGTGCTCGTAAAGTTCCCTTTTGATTCAATGGAGTTGAGACATCCAGTGTTGCACTTTGGGTATCAAAAGAGCCTGCTTCTAATTTCACATTTCCAGTTAACTCTTTAGAGTTGGCATGTTTTCGAATAAAATTCAAACTCATAGCAGGGTTACCTGCACCCGTTACTAAACCATTGGCACCTTTGACCACTTCAACTCTGTCATAAATTGATAAATCAGGATCATGGTCTGCAATATTTAAAAAAGTTGGTGTACCATCGATTTGATAATAATCTATATCAAACCCTCTTGCCGTAGGATAGATTCTTTCATCCCACTTATTCAGTGTAACGCCCGTGATATTTGCCATAATATCTTGGTATGAGTCAATACCTCTGTCCTCAATTTGTTGATTGGTTATAATTTTAACCGATTGAGGTGTCTCTTTTAGAGATAGATTTAACTTCGTTGCAGAACGTGTTGATCCAATTGTATATGAGTTTGTATCTTCACTTGCTCCTGTTGCACTCTCGACAACGTCAACTTCTTGAACCGTAATTCTGTCTTGCATATTCTCTTTATTACTTTGTACATCATTTGAATATAAACTTGTTCCTACAAGCATTGCAGTACATAAGGATAACGGAATAACCTTATTCTTTTTTTTCACTTGCTCTCCTTTAATATATTTATTATGATAATCATTATTATAAATATATAACGGATTGTTTCTATTTTTCACTTAATCCATAATTACACAAAAAGAACTCATGACAAGCAGATAAAAAAATCATTTTATGCCATTTTTATGCCATATTTTTTTATTATAATTTGGTATGTCAATTATAGAAATTTCAGAGTATCAAATACACAATAACAAAATATCATCACATAAAATCAATGCCATATGTCTATGCTTTTGCATGGATTTAACGGCAAGTCAAACTGCAAAATATGTGGGATTGAGTCGACAAACAATCAATCATTACTACAAGATTATGAGAGCTGCTTTGCCGCAAGAAATGGTAGATAAACCAATAAAAAGTCTCTCTGTGGGCTATATGATCATTCAAAATCAAGCATATTTTTATGCCAAACAAGAAGAAAACTATTTTTATATTGAAATGAATAGCTCACTTTTTAATGATTTATATGAGACCTATTTGTTTCCTTTAACACATCATACTAAAGCCAATTGCATCAGATTGATTTATAATGCTTATACTCAAAAATATATCTCTTTAGGGTATTTCCGTCATGATTTGGCACTCAATGATTTTATTTCTACTCGACTCAAAAAATTCAGAGGATTAAAAAAAGAGAGTCATGCTTTACATTTTAAAGAGTCTATCTTACGCTTTAATCACACACAAAAAGAGTTGCAAAAGATGCTTTCTCTTAAATTAGGTCTTCAGAATTAAGTTTATAGCCCATTTTTGATATGTTTTGAATCAAATTATCAGAAAGTTTTTTTCTTAAATTACGAACCAAAGAACGTAAAGCATCATCACTCATAACTGAGTCATACCAAATGGCTTCTTGTATTTGTTCATATGAAACCAATTGTTCTTTGTTTTCACATAACAGCAATAAAAAAAGTCTTTCTTTATGCGTCATTTTAATCTCTTGCTTGTTTTTAAAAAGTTGTTTCTTTTGAAGATCAAAACAGTACTCTTTATTTATTTTATAAAGTGTGGGTTTACTCTCCTTTATTTTTTTGGCGCACTGAAGCAGTACAGGATACAATACATCATGACGAATCGGTTTTACTAAATATTTTGCAAGTTGCAATTCTATGGCTCTGAACAGATACTCTTTTTGAGAGTGCGCACTTAAAACAATGATTTGCATTTGTCTGTTTTTTGTCCTGATTTGTTCAATCATATCTAAACCATTAAATTTGGGCATATGGATATCTGTGATTAAAATATCAGGTTTTTGTGATTCTATTTGTGCGATGGCCTCAAAACCATCTTTGGCACTGTAAACATACTTAAATAATCTTTTTAAATATGATATAGCATTGTTTGCAATGTTTTGATCATCTTCTACGTATAATATTTTTAAATCTTTAAATTCATTCTTACTCATAATAAAATTATACATAAATTAAGATAAATTATCAGTATCAATATTATATTAATCATAATTTGTCTATAATTTTGCATGCGATTTATACTATTTTTATTTTTACTTTTTTTAAATCTTGAAGCAAAAAGAATTGATGATGTAGTTGAGTGTTTTATATCTGAAGATGGAGAAAATTATAAAAAAGCACTCTATGTAGACTACATAGATAAGAAACTTCAATCCTATACTATAAAATTCACGCTCAATAAAAATACGCCTTATTCTAAATACTATTTAAGTATCGTAAGCGACGTGCATGCTTTAAAAAAGACCAACGTAGAGTATGAAATCAACAACAGCAGACTTATTACCGTAGATTTGAGCCAACTTCAAACCGATACCTTTTATTTTTATTACGAACACCCCGCAAAGGTGCGACCTGATTTTAGATATAAAGTCATTAATGCCTTTGAATATGAGTATCTCTTAGAGCATGAAGGCATTTTGTATGGTATCTCTTATGGAATTATATTTTGTGCTTTTTTGTACTATTTGGTGATTTATCTCTCCACACGTATTTCATTTTTACTCTACTACAGTTCTATGCAATTTTTTGTTTTATTAACACTCATTTGTTTTACT
Coding sequences within it:
- a CDS encoding putative quinol monooxygenase codes for the protein MAEITVIASIVAKPEYKDEIYKSLLELHKQTHANDEGCIQYDLHINNEEENGFTFIETWRDIDALLKHSQKAHFDAFKSFIEGKIDSMSVQKLQKVS
- a CDS encoding NAD(P)H-dependent oxidoreductase encodes the protein MKNVLIINGHQYYDGVAKGELTQNIIGKADEFLTKNGFEVKHTHIEKGYVIEKEADKLLWADYIIFQYPVYWMGTPWIAKKYFDEVLTQGKHYVSDGRSREDASKTYGSGGLLKGKYMLSLTYNCPKSEFENPKGFFDGLSLDEANIASHKIFQFCGLRPMQSYSVHDIFKGDMNLEEELKRLEAVLQNNFLN
- a CDS encoding DMT family transporter, which produces MHKQENKTKYFIGMLVAMLIWGVAWTSGKAMAEHSNPQLAAFWRYFISFITILPVIYFMKTPLKADRIGWIYMLAAGLLVALFNYLFFAGLTHGQAGYGGTMVTSIAPILTYIMSIVLLGTKVTTRQIVALSIGMFGAMILLRIPTEGFGFLNLDSSYFLEAAVVWASVTILAQKASKRVDPMMYTLVVFGVAAFMNIWFALPFEPFNLQALDAIFWWNALFIGVMAGTFSTALFFISASKIGAHQTGVFLFIVPVGAIISSWFFYDETILLSTVMGCTMSFVAVMLFNSTRTFRLKKAKPIL
- a CDS encoding winged helix-turn-helix transcriptional regulator, translating into MYIINDKSYKCSVSVTLDVFNDRWKLAIIWHLLDSDKRFKELHETINEITQKTLTVKLKELEEKNIINREVFPEVPPKVVYSLTEAGKKLQPVLEEMYKWGIFYTSKHGKITENHSCETSISSK
- the sucC gene encoding ADP-forming succinate--CoA ligase subunit beta, with amino-acid sequence MNIHEYQAKQIFHKYYLPTPKGFVANSINETIQCAKKLGGKKWVLKAQVHTGGRGKAGGIKIANSLEEVKIYANELLGMRLITKQTGPEGKLVTKIYIEEGVNIQYEAYLGITLDRNIEMPVMMGSREGGVEIEKVAAENPKAIKKIPIDPTVGFQDFHGRELAFELGIFKEDMQAFIKFAKTLYRIYVEDDAELIEINPLVKTDENNFLALDGKMGLDDSALFRHDDIEAMRDISQENKAEVEAKEYGLSYVKLDGNVGCMVNGAGLAMATMDIINYEGGLPANFLDVGGGASAQSVAKGFELILKDENVKSIFVNIFAGIVRCDRIANGILEATQNIEVNVPIIVRLDGTNAKEASEILKSANISNIIVAHSLEDGAQKAVQAAKA
- the sucD gene encoding succinate--CoA ligase subunit alpha yields the protein MSILVNKNTKVIVQGFTGKEATFHAEQCIEYGTQIVGGVTPYKGGTTHLGLPVFNTVKEAVDTTKATVSLIFVPPRFVADAIMEAASCGIELCVAITEGAPVKDIQIAKAYANKNGMKIIGPNCPGIITSGECKLGILPGSVFKKGRIGLISKSGTLTYEAANQVVQVGLGISTAVGIGGDPIIGLSYKELLMQFEQDNETDAIVMIGEIGGMLEIEAAHFIKEHITKPVVAFISGQTAPKGKRMGHAGAIVSGGKGTAKEKMEALESCGVTVVKSPGHIGKTVKEIIG
- a CDS encoding AEC family transporter; protein product: MDNFLLIGLAIIAGYVLQKLKIFPNDAPNTLNKFVIYISLPAMIFLQIPKVELSINMAIPIVIGWITISVSALLVLALSRWMNFNKEITGALMLVAVLGNTSFLGIPIINAYFGADALPYVIVYDQMATFIALAVYGTLIVSIYSHNSELNVKIIVHKVVTFPPFLSLIIALFLIGIEFPPVISSVLATLGATIVPLALVAVGLQLQLKLPGHEIKPFTTALFVKLIVSPILAAIVCYILGWNGEVARISIMEAGMGPMITAGAVASMAGLAPRLSASILGYGILFAFFTTAVIYQLTDSFVG
- a CDS encoding TonB-dependent siderophore receptor, with the protein product MKKKNKVIPLSLCTAMLVGTSLYSNDVQSNKENMQDRITVQEVDVVESATGASEDTNSYTIGSTRSATKLNLSLKETPQSVKIITNQQIEDRGIDSYQDIMANITGVTLNKWDERIYPTARGFDIDYYQIDGTPTFLNIADHDPDLSIYDRVEVVKGANGLVTGAGNPAMSLNFIRKHANSKELTGNVKLEAGSFDTQSATLDVSTPLNQKGTLRARFIGKYNETDTFLDDYKKENKVFYGVVDADITDSTYLSIGASYQDLKRTGIRWGGLPGFYSDGSHTNFDRSMNATEDWTYWNVETKTVFADFEQYIYKDIKLKASYSHMNVQEETALLYLRGSVDKATGSGTSYLTYYSDAEFEEDNFDTYISAPFKTGDLEHEVIFGYSYNKSDELSNKYSYPDGYTYPALADIHNINIAKPNKTLDLDWTIGKTIQQAFYLTGRFSLMEDLKLITGGRITSWKYYAKNANTKPRIHDDEFTPFAGLVYNMDDNHSIYTSYTEIFKPQKERTQNGDYLDPITGKNYEVGIKGEYFDGQLNAGLSVFRIEQDNVAQEKDGVFVVGNPTEKAHSAAEGVTSKGVELEVAGNINDNWDIAFGIANFEAKDAQGEKVSTKSSRTTANFFTKYRLNKLSMGLGANYQSKFYTGSGANKIEQKAYTIANAMLSYDVNQNLKLQMNVDNLFDKEYYEGIGSNSMVYGAPRTTMLMMKYSF
- a CDS encoding response regulator transcription factor, translating into MSKNEFKDLKILYVEDDQNIANNAISYLKRLFKYVYSAKDGFEAIAQIESQKPDILITDIHMPKFNGLDMIEQIRTKNRQMQIIVLSAHSQKEYLFRAIELQLAKYLVKPIRHDVLYPVLLQCAKKIKESKPTLYKINKEYCFDLQKKQLFKNKQEIKMTHKERLFLLLLCENKEQLVSYEQIQEAIWYDSVMSDDALRSLVRNLRKKLSDNLIQNISKMGYKLNSEDLI